In the genome of Luteitalea pratensis, the window CGAGGTGCTCGAGGCGCACTGGGATCTCCCGGTGAAGCCCGAGAACCTGTCCGGCTGGAAGTAACGGCTCCGCGCGCCCTACAGGCCGCCGACGAGATCGATGACGTCGCGCGTGACATCGTCGCGGTCGCGTGCGGCGTCGACGACGTACCATCCCGGCGCCGCCGACGCCTGGCGAATGTAGCTGGCGCGCACCCGGCCGAGCAGGGCGAGGTCCTGCTCGAACGCGTCGCGCTGCTGCTGCTTGCGAGCGGCGGCGACCTCAGGCGCGATGTCGAGCAGCACCGTCAGGTCCGCGGGCGGGAGCACGCGTTGGATCAATCCGAGCCATTCCGGATCGAGTCCTTGCGCCTCGCCGTAGGCGATGGACGAGGCGAGATAGCGATCGCACACCACCCACTGCCCGGCCGCGAGCGCAGTCTCGATTGCGGGCCGATGCTCGCACCTGTTCGCCACGAAGAGGAGTTGCAGGCAGTCGGGCGAGAACGCGCGCTGCCCGCTGAGGGCCGCGCCGATCTCGCGACCAATCGGCGTCCCGTAATCGGGAAAGTCGAAGCTGACAGCGCCGAGGCCGTTCGCGTTCAGCGCCTGCCGCAGGCGGAGGGCCTGCGTCTGCTTGCCACTCTGGTCGAGCCCCTCGAAGGCGATGAGGCGGCCGCGTGTCATGCCTGTTCGAGCGCGAACATGTCGTCGAGCGTCGGACGGCGACGAATCACCCGCCAGCTGCCGTCGGCTTCGACGAGCACTTCGGGAGGCAGCGGCCGGCGATTGTACGTGTTGGACATCACCGCGCCGTAGGCGCCGGCATCCATGATCGCCATCAGGTCGCCCACGTGTGGCTCCGGCAGTTCGCGGACACGGCCAAAGGTGTCGCTGCTCTCGCAGACCGGTCCGACGACGTCGCAGGGAACGAGCGGGCGGTCGGCGGCATGCACCGGCACGATGCGATGGAACGCGCCGTAGAGCGCAGGCCGCATCAATTCGGTCATGCCCGCGTCGAGGACGACGAAGCGTCCGCCGCCGGCGTGCGGTTTGACGTCGATGACGCGTGCGAGCAGCACGCCTGCCGGGCCAACCAGCGTGCGACCCGGTTCGACGATGAGCGTGAGGCCGGTGGGGCGGGCGACGTCGACGAGCGCCCGTGCGAAGGCCTCGTAGGTGGGCACGTCGCCGCCCTGCTCGTAGACGATGCCGAGGCCGCCGCCGAGGTCGAGATGGGATAGCGGGAAGCCCTCCGCCCGCAGCGCCACGGCCAGGTCGGCGACCTTCCTGGCGGCGGCGCACAGCGGCCCGAGCGATGTGATTTGCGAGCCGACGTGCACGTGCACGCCGATGATCTCGAGACCGGCCGCGTCGCGGCGGGCCCGCAACACCTCCGCGGCATCGTCGAGGGGGACGCCGAACTTGCTGGTCTTCAGGCCGGTGCTGATGTGCGGATGGCTTTGTGCGTCGACATCCGGGTTGACGCGAAGCGCCACCCGGACGCGGCGTCCCTGCGATCGGGCCAGCGCATCGATCCGGTCGAGTTCGCCAGGGGATTCGGCGTTGATCGCTTTCAGGTCGAGCGAGACCGCCCGTTCCAGTTCCTGCGGCGACTTGCCGACGCCCGTGAAGACGATCTGGTCGGGCCGGAACCCGGCGCGGGTTGCGAGCGCGATCTCACCGATGGAATTGGCGTCGGCATGTGCGCCCCCGTCGCGAATCAGGCGTGCGATGGCGAGCGACGAATTCGCCTTCAGCGCGTAGTGAACTGCGTGAGGCCACGCACAGTCGGCCAGGGCCTGCTGCAATGCGGCGAGGCGCCGCGACACGACGGGCGCGCTGTACACGTAACAGGGGGTGCCCTCGGCGGCCGCGATGGGCTCGAGGGGGACCTGGTCGAGGGCGAAGACGGGAGCCTGCGTGGTGTCGAGTGCCGCCACCCGTCGATCATACGCTGGAGGTGGACTGCCCTGATATCATGCGACCCGTCCCTCTTCCATGACGTCTGACCCCACACAACCCCCCTCGGAAATCGATGCGCTGATCGAGCGTTGCCTTGCCGGGGATCAGGATGCGTGGGTCCGCATCGTCCGTCAGCACTGGCGGAAGGTGTTCAACGTCGCCTACAAGTTCACGGGCAAGCACGACGAAGCCGAAGACCTGACGCAGGACATCTTCGTCAAGATCTTCAAGTCGCTGCACACGTTCGACCGGCGCGCCAACTTCCAGACCTGGCTCATCAGCATCAGCAGGAACCTCTGCATCGACCATTACCGCAGCGTCAGGAAGGAGCGCGAGACCATCTCGCGCGACGTCGATTCGCGGGAGATGGGCACGGCGACGAAGGCTGAACCGGGTCCGCTCGCCGGCATCGAGCGCGAGGACCAGCGGGCCCTGTTGCGGCTCGCCCTCAACCAGCTCGCCCCGACCCTGCGGTCGGCGGTGCTGCTGCGCGACATCAAGGAATTGTCGTACCAGGAGATTGCCGTGATGCTCGACCTGCCCGAAGGGACGGTCAAGTCACGCATCAACCGGGGGAGGACGGAACTTGCCCGGCAGATCCGCCGTCTGCAGGAGTCGGGCCTCTCCACGCCGCGCCGCGCCACCGCTGGCCGACGCGAGTAGCGCTGGAACGGAGCCAAGCGAAAAAATGAACCTTACGACCGAGCAGCACGAGGACGTGGCAGTCGTCCGGGTCCACGAGGCCCGGATGGTGTATCCGATCCTGTCGGATTTCGCCACCATCGTCACCGGGCTCGTGCAGCAGGGCCAGCGCAAGGTGCTGATCGACCTGACACCGGTGACCTACCTGGACAGCGCGACGATCGGCTGCCTGATGGACCTGTACCGGCAAATCAGTGGCGCGGGTGGCGAGGTGAAGCTTTCGGGCGTGCAGAAACGCGTCGAGACGATGCTGACGATGACCGGCACGCAGAACTTCATCGAGGTGCACCCCGACGCCGACAGTGCGTTGGCGAGTTTCGGAGCCTGAGACCCATGCGCGCCATCAAGACCAGCACCGGCATCGACATCACCCTGGACGGAGATCTGCTCGCAGTGGTCGAGACCCTCTTCCAGGAAGTGACCGTGCGCCACGAGCTGGCCCGGACCTTCGAGGACATGATGCGCGAGATCCAGCACCTCGCCGATCAGCTGTCGCCCGACGAACTGCGCGCCTACTTCATCGAGAGCTTGTTCCTCAACACCGTCACCTACGAGAACGAGCGCCTCGGCGCGCTGCTCAAGAAGTTGCCCGACGACGATGTCTGAAAACCACCTCGCCACTCGCTTCACCTGCTCCTGGCCCTGGAGTACGGCCGTCCTCCTCTGTGACGGCCGCGTCGTCTGCGGGTGTGCTGATCCCTACGGCAAGCGCGTGCTCGGGGACTCGCGCACCGGCACTATCGGCGAGGTCTGGAACGGCCCGACTGCGACCCGCCTGCGCCAGGATCTCAATGCCGGCGGTTCGACGTTCTGCGGCGACTGCCCCCTCAAGCTGCCGCTCGAGGACCACGAAGCGGCGCCACAGCGATCGCTGGCCGTCTCGCCGCTGCCGTCGCGCATGTACGTGGAATGCACGGCGGCGTGCAACGTCTCCTGCCTCGATTCGTGCTGCGCGCCAGAGACCGGCATCACGAAGACGCGCCAGGCCGGCATGCTCGACGTCGACCTCTTCATGCGCGTGCTCGCCGAGGTCGGCCCGACGCTTGAGCGCATCGACTTCTTCAACTATGGAGAAGCGTTCCTGCACAAGCGCGCTGTGGAGATGTGCGAGATCGTCAAGCGCGAGTATCCGCACATCTATCTCTACACATCCACCAACGGCGGCGCGTTGAACGAGGAGTCTGCTCGCCGGCTGGTGCGGTCGGGGATCGACGAGGTGACGTTCTCGGTGGACGGCGCCTCGCAGGACGTGTACGCGACGTACCGGCAGCGTGGCCGGTTCGATCACGTGATGAAGAACCTGCGCGCCGTGATGGACGAGAAGCGCGCGCTCGGGCGTGACGTGCCGTTCGTGAACTGGCGCTACATCCTCTTCAAATGGAACGACAACGACGCCGAGATGCAACGGGCGCGAACGCTGGCGACCGAGATCGGCGTCGATCGCCTGTGCTGGGAGATCACCGATCACCCGGAGCATGCGTTCTCCCGCCGCTTCGCGCCTGGCACCGACGACTGGCAGCGGATTCGTCACGAGGTGTGGGAAGACAATCACCTCGGCAACGCCATCACTGGAGCCACGCCGCGGGCCCGCATCGAAGTGCGCGGGCCCTCGCGTGATGAATCGCTGGTCCATCGTGCCGGCGTGCCGCTCCCCCTCGACCTGCGCGTGCGAAACCTGAGCCAGCGCGCCTTTCCTCATACCGCGACGTATGGTCGTCGACTGGTGCGCGTCGGCGCGCAGTTGCTGGATGGCGACCGCACGCTCCGCGACCGCGATTTCGTGCGCGCCTCGCTGCCGCACACGGTCGCCGCGGGCAGCTGGCAGGATCTCCGCATGGAGATCCCGCCGCTGGCCCCTGGCACGTACCACCTGAAGCTGGATCTCGTGAGCGAGGGCATCGACTGGTTCGAGTCGTGCGGCTCCGAGGTAACGCTGCGGGAACTGCGCATCGAAGGGTAGGGGACGGTAGGGGCCGCTCCCCGAGCGGCCCGCTCACGGCGCGTTCGGGGAACCCGCCGCCCGGCGAAGCCGGACATCGGCGGGTCTATGACGCGCCCTACGATCGGAATTCCGATCCTGACTCAGTTCGCGAAATGCGTCGCCACGTTGCGCGCGACGAGGGCGTCCGACTTGGCCATTTCCTTGGCCTTCTGCAGGTGCTCCGCGTGCTGCGCACGCGTGGCTGGCGACTCGGTGATCAGCGCCGCCGCGAACTGGATGCCCGCGTCGTTGGGCATCTGCGCCAGCGCCGCCTTCACGAGCGCGTAGCCATCGACGCCGTCGATGGTCGCCTTGACCGCTACGCCGCGCTGTCCGAGCTGGCGGTAGGTCTCTACCAGGTAGCCGTAGTCGAAGGATGCCAGCCCCTCGGCCGGCGTCTTCGGCATCTTCGTCGTTCGAGCCTCGAGCGCGGAGAGCAAGCGCGTGGCGATGGCCTTGTCGTCGACCGAGTAGGCCGAAGCGCGACGCAGCGTCTCCATGCGCACGATGACGGGTGTCCTGGGCGTCAGCAACGCGAGCGTGTCGTCGACCAGCTTCGAGCGGTCGTAGGACGGCAGCGTCGCCTGCCAGGCGCTCCAGCCATTCTGCGTGTCGCCGAACGGGAGCGACTGCGCCGTGCCGATGTCGAACGGATGGCAGATGAGCGGCGGGCCGGCAAGAGCCGGACCAGCCGAAGTGATGAGCAGCGCAACAACTCCCAGGGCACTGGCGACCGATGGCATTCTGGACATGTGACCTCCTGCAAGCAATGAGTGACCGATGTAAGGAGGACGAGGGCGGCAGCAGAGTGTTAACCACCTCGACGAACGTTGAACGTTGAACGCCGAACGTTGACGGAACGCCGACCAACCCTGAATGTTGAACGTTTAGCGCCGAAGCAGGGTCCGTTCCCGAGCCCGCCGCTCGGCGGAGCCGGACATCGGCGGGTCTCCAACGCAGCATTCAGCAGGCCGGGCTCGGAGAGCCCGGCCTACCTCAAGCATTGGAACGTCAAGATCGGCGAAGAACGTAGCCCGCAGGCTGCAGGCCGTAGGCGTCAAGCCTCAAGCCTTAAGCCTCAAGCCTCAAGCGTTCAGTTACGGGTTCCACTTCTGGCGCCAGGTGCGCCACCAGTCGGCTGTGCCGAGATCGAGGGCGTCCCACCAGGCATCGCGCATGTCGCGGTTGCCGGCGAGGACGCCGTCGCGTGTCACGCCCGGCGGCATCGGCGCCAGGGCCGACAGGCGATCAACGACCAGCGGCTCGAGCGACACATCCACGCGATCGAGGAGGTGCCAGAGCGTCAAGGCATCCTCGGGCCGTGCCTCGCGCAGCACCGTCTCGAGCGGGGCGGCCTGGGCCGCGGCGTCATCGACCTGATCGATGGTGTCGATGGCGGCACGCAGCGCGGCGCTGGCCTCGGCGTAGGTGGGCGTGCCGGGGCCCCGGCCAGGGTACGTTCGCCCGGTGGCGCCTGCAGGAATGAACGCCTCGCGCCCGTTGTGCTCGAACCCGACCCACCCGCCCTGCACCGTGATCAGGCCGACGCCGTGCGAGTTGATCGTCAACGTGTATGCGCAGCCAAGATCGATCGCCGTCGCCGACGGCGTATCGATGACGAACTGGCCCGCAGGCGCCCAGATCTGCGCCTGGATCGTGCCGGTCACGAGTTCGGCGCGATGCTCACCCGGCGTGGCCGTCACGAGGCGCAGCCGAGAGCCGGGCTCGACCTCGAGACGGCCGATGCGGCCGACGAACACGACTGCAGACGAGCGCGCGTCGGTCTCCAGCCAGCGGCCGGGTACGAGCTGCGAATGGCGCGCGAGCGGCGCCGCGGCGATGGTCGGCATGCCCTCGACGCGGGCCACGCGCCAGGGGTCACCTGGCAACTCCTGGCGTGGCGTGAGCCATGCGGTGCCGATCGAGATCAACGCGAGCGCGGCGGCGGCCAGCCATGTGCGCCAGGACACGGCCGTCTCGTTCGACACACGCGTCCCAGGCAACGCGAGCGGTGCCCACTCCTCGGCCGACGGGGCGGCGAATTGTGCGAGCAGCGCCTCGAGGCGCGCCACGTCCTCATCGGGCGGTCCCGTGCGGTCCCAGAGATACTCGTCGTCCATCGGCTCCATCAGCGGGTCCTCGTCGCAGCAGTGCCATCGAGCGCCTGCCGTAACAGCTTCATGCCCCGGCACAGGTTGACGCGCACCGAATCGGGCGTGAGACCGGTCGAACGGGCGATCTCCGGCCCCGTCATTCCCTCCACGAGCCGCAGGACCAGCGTGTCGCGGTAGGCCTCGGGGAGTGTCCGAATCGCCGCGATGGCCCGCTGCGCCTCGAGATGGTCAACGGCGCTGGCCTCCTGCTCGCGTGCATGGCGGCGACCGCGCGGTCCCGCACGTGCGTCATCGCCGGCTTCCGCATCGAGCGATTCCAGCGGCCGTTGCCGACGCACGTGATCGATGCGCAGGTGACGCGCGATCGTGACCACCCATCCGCCGAACGCGGCCGGGTCACGCAACGTGCCGAGCTGCCGCCACGCCGTCAGGAAGACCTCCTGCACGAGGTCCTCGACGTCGGTCCGTGTCGCCAGGCCGAGCAGGACACCATGCACGAACCGCGCGTGTCGACGGTAGAGGGTGTCGAACGACGCAGCGTCACCCGACTGGGCCGCTTGCACGAACGGCACATCGTCTTGCGGCGACCACGCGGACGCGCGATCGGCCGGACGCTCTGCGGGACAGTGAGACACCAGCTGTGTTGAGGACGGTACCACCAGGGGGAAGTGTTAACAGACACGGGCACCGGGCACCGGGCACCGGGTACCGGGCACCGGGTACCGGGCACCGGGTGCGCGCCCTCAACACGCCCGGCAGATCCAATTGTCGCCGCGCACCGGGCATCGGGCACCGGGCACCGGGCACAAGGTACGGGGGTACGGGGGAGGGCGTACGGGTACTGAGTACCGGCGACCGAACGAACTCTTGCCTGTCGAAGGGAAAGTTGGAAGGAGACTGGAGAAAACGAAGGCCGACGGCCGAATGACGAAGGCCGAGGCGAAAGGGCGGAGGCCGCTACGGCAGAACGTTCACCCAGCCGTGCACCTTGTCGTTGAC includes:
- the tmk gene encoding dTMP kinase — protein: MTRGRLIAFEGLDQSGKQTQALRLRQALNANGLGAVSFDFPDYGTPIGREIGAALSGQRAFSPDCLQLLFVANRCEHRPAIETALAAGQWVVCDRYLASSIAYGEAQGLDPEWLGLIQRVLPPADLTVLLDIAPEVAAARKQQQRDAFEQDLALLGRVRASYIRQASAAPGWYVVDAARDRDDVTRDVIDLVGGL
- the lysA gene encoding diaminopimelate decarboxylase, yielding MAALDTTQAPVFALDQVPLEPIAAAEGTPCYVYSAPVVSRRLAALQQALADCAWPHAVHYALKANSSLAIARLIRDGGAHADANSIGEIALATRAGFRPDQIVFTGVGKSPQELERAVSLDLKAINAESPGELDRIDALARSQGRRVRVALRVNPDVDAQSHPHISTGLKTSKFGVPLDDAAEVLRARRDAAGLEIIGVHVHVGSQITSLGPLCAAARKVADLAVALRAEGFPLSHLDLGGGLGIVYEQGGDVPTYEAFARALVDVARPTGLTLIVEPGRTLVGPAGVLLARVIDVKPHAGGGRFVVLDAGMTELMRPALYGAFHRIVPVHAADRPLVPCDVVGPVCESSDTFGRVRELPEPHVGDLMAIMDAGAYGAVMSNTYNRRPLPPEVLVEADGSWRVIRRRPTLDDMFALEQA
- a CDS encoding RNA polymerase sigma factor; its protein translation is MTSDPTQPPSEIDALIERCLAGDQDAWVRIVRQHWRKVFNVAYKFTGKHDEAEDLTQDIFVKIFKSLHTFDRRANFQTWLISISRNLCIDHYRSVRKERETISRDVDSREMGTATKAEPGPLAGIEREDQRALLRLALNQLAPTLRSAVLLRDIKELSYQEIAVMLDLPEGTVKSRINRGRTELARQIRRLQESGLSTPRRATAGRRE
- a CDS encoding STAS domain-containing protein, yielding MNLTTEQHEDVAVVRVHEARMVYPILSDFATIVTGLVQQGQRKVLIDLTPVTYLDSATIGCLMDLYRQISGAGGEVKLSGVQKRVETMLTMTGTQNFIEVHPDADSALASFGA
- a CDS encoding radical SAM protein, encoding MSENHLATRFTCSWPWSTAVLLCDGRVVCGCADPYGKRVLGDSRTGTIGEVWNGPTATRLRQDLNAGGSTFCGDCPLKLPLEDHEAAPQRSLAVSPLPSRMYVECTAACNVSCLDSCCAPETGITKTRQAGMLDVDLFMRVLAEVGPTLERIDFFNYGEAFLHKRAVEMCEIVKREYPHIYLYTSTNGGALNEESARRLVRSGIDEVTFSVDGASQDVYATYRQRGRFDHVMKNLRAVMDEKRALGRDVPFVNWRYILFKWNDNDAEMQRARTLATEIGVDRLCWEITDHPEHAFSRRFAPGTDDWQRIRHEVWEDNHLGNAITGATPRARIEVRGPSRDESLVHRAGVPLPLDLRVRNLSQRAFPHTATYGRRLVRVGAQLLDGDRTLRDRDFVRASLPHTVAAGSWQDLRMEIPPLAPGTYHLKLDLVSEGIDWFESCGSEVTLRELRIEG
- a CDS encoding RNA polymerase sigma factor; this encodes MSHCPAERPADRASAWSPQDDVPFVQAAQSGDAASFDTLYRRHARFVHGVLLGLATRTDVEDLVQEVFLTAWRQLGTLRDPAAFGGWVVTIARHLRIDHVRRQRPLESLDAEAGDDARAGPRGRRHAREQEASAVDHLEAQRAIAAIRTLPEAYRDTLVLRLVEGMTGPEIARSTGLTPDSVRVNLCRGMKLLRQALDGTAATRTR